The following proteins are encoded in a genomic region of bacterium:
- a CDS encoding M15 family metallopeptidase — MSEQERFARALQKLLRYAYEQDIDVLMYQLYRTTEQQKALYDAKKSKADGTLKKSMHQLGRAADIAIVRAGNVIWENCEEYHKLAGFWKSIGGKWGGDFSTTQYSDIYHFEI, encoded by the coding sequence ATGAGCGAACAAGAACGATTCGCGCGGGCGCTGCAAAAGCTCCTGCGCTATGCTTATGAGCAGGACATTGATGTCCTGATGTATCAGCTCTACCGAACCACAGAGCAGCAAAAGGCTCTCTATGATGCCAAGAAAAGCAAGGCTGATGGAACGCTCAAGAAAAGCATGCATCAGCTTGGACGCGCTGCCGACATCGCCATAGTTCGCGCCGGGAATGTCATCTGGGAAAACTGCGAAGAGTACCACAAGCTCGCGGGATTCTGGAAAAGCATCGGCGGCAAGTGGGGCGGCGATTTCAGCACGACGCAATACAGTGACATTTATCATTTTGAGATATGA
- a CDS encoding helix-turn-helix domain-containing protein, which yields MANLSKMVVDEIEKRGLKKGFVARRLGITEPRFSDLINGRRRLQVEEALILADMLDMEVDEVIEREAVA from the coding sequence ATGGCGAATTTGTCAAAAATGGTTGTTGATGAGATCGAAAAGCGAGGACTCAAAAAGGGCTTTGTTGCTCGTCGTCTCGGTATCACCGAGCCCCGCTTTTCTGATCTCATTAATGGCCGACGCCGCCTCCAGGTTGAGGAGGCGTTGATTCTGGCCGACATGCTCGACATGGAAGTTGATGAGGTGATCGAGCGGGAGGCTGTCGCGTGA